The following nucleotide sequence is from Thermococcus sp..
TAGCGCCAAAAGTCTTTTAAACGATATGTCGTTCGATATATCAGGTGGTCCTATGGAGAAGCCCTATGTTAAGGGAGCCCTCAAACTCATAATCCTTGAACTGTTGAAGAACCCAAACCACGGCTACGGCATAATGGCAGAAGTTGAGAGGCTGTATGGGATAAAGCTGAGCGCTGGAACTGTCTACCCAATCCTATCATCACTGAAAAGAAGTGGTCTTATTAAGGTGGTGGAAACCGGCGACAGAGACAGGAAGACATACCAAATAACCGAAAGGGGCATCGAATATCTAAATAAAAACGAGAAGGAACTTAACGACATAAAAAGAAAACTCCTCGCGTACAAGGCATTTCTAGAACTCGGGGGAGAAGAACTCAAGGAGGCTTTCAAGCAGCTGTTTAAGAGCATCGATAACCTGAACGAAGCCCA
It contains:
- a CDS encoding PadR family transcriptional regulator, translating into MSFDISGGPMEKPYVKGALKLIILELLKNPNHGYGIMAEVERLYGIKLSAGTVYPILSSLKRSGLIKVVETGDRDRKTYQITERGIEYLNKNEKELNDIKRKLLAYKAFLELGGEELKEAFKQLFKSIDNLNEAQREELESTFRECARKIKLLLLGERA